One Cucumis melo cultivar AY chromosome 8, USDA_Cmelo_AY_1.0, whole genome shotgun sequence genomic window, aaaaaaggatgTAATTATAATCTgtattaaaatgaaaatgaatcaaatcaagaatcGTTTATGGGTACAAATTCATTGTACAAAATGAGATgctttttatattattattctgGCTTTTGGTTTTTGTGGataaagatgatgatgatgatgatgatgatggtgatAATGGGGGGGTTTGTTTTATGTAATGATAATGTGTTTGAATTGAATAGGTTTGGGTTTTAGTTATGAAATATAATGAAAAtgggtgtgtgtgtgtgtgtgtgtgtatatgaAAGAAATTAGAGAAAAGGTAGTGTAAGTAGATACAACAACTCCACTGATATATGAAGTCAAAACAAAAGagataaacaaaaaaagtaaataaacaATGAAAGGACCTGACTTTCCATTGAAAGGAACAACAACCCACATGACATTTTGCTTTGGGGTTTAGGGGTACACAATGAAACCAAATGAATCTCTACCTCTAACCTCAAATTTCAAGATTTCCTGATCTTCCTCCctaatttctttcaaattataCTCTTTAaccaaagaaaaatgaatatatatGTGATGGGACCTACAACTACGACTACGACTATGACTACGACTACGACTACGACTACGCTACGACTACGCTACGACTACGACTACGACTACGACTACGACTACAACAGTGCTGCCTTTCCCTCTTCTTCACCTAATATTTGTTATGACGTTTCTTTCCTCTCCCCATCACgtgttttaaaaacaaaaatggtataatattaaaaattgtCAACCCAAGAGGGAAGGGTGTGTTCTCTTAGAACTCTAAGAGAGACCCTATCCCAAAATCAGAGCAACAATTAGGCGTGTTTCAACTGTACTCTTGAGGCAACAACTGAATGCAGATATATCATAAATGTGTAAGGTGCAAGATATAGGTGGATTGAAAAAATTGGAGAACCACTGGCCAATTAAACCTTATTGAAGGAGGTTAAGTGAAACGGATAGACAATTGGAATGAATAGAAAGGGGGGAAAAAGTAGCAGTAAAATTAACGAATTATTGAAGGGGAAAGGAGAGGGTGAGGAGGGGACCCTTTGTTGTGATGGATCCAAAGGGGAAAGTACAGGTGGAAGCTGCCAATTATTAATGCCATGAATTTCGTCCAATCCAAACCCAtaacaaattctttttttttttttttttctctaaatgaAAAGGAAATTCTCTCTTCATACATACACATAACACAACACACAAACACACACTTTTGAGATGTAATTCTAAAGGAAGTGAAAGGCAAAGCTAAAAAGGTTggtattataaatatatataactatGCATATAGACATCATTGGTAACACGGATTTTTGGaacccaaaagaaaaagaaaaaaaaaaaacactcttTTCACTTTTGCTTTCAATATAATTTCCCTTCCAATTCTATTTCTATACATCTCTTTATGAGAAAACAGAACAACCAAAACAGAGGTTTAAATCCCCGCCCATGAAGAACGCCATTAGATGCTGCATCTCCTGCATACTCCCATGTGGCTCTCTCGACGTCATCAGAATCGTCCATTGCGACGGCCACGTCCAAGAAATCGCCGGCTCCATCCGCGCCAGTGATGTCATGAAGGCCAATCCTAAACACGTGCTCAAAAAACCCTCCTCCCCCACCTCCGACGACCGCGTCGTCCCTAAGATTGTGATCCTCCCCCCCGACGCCGAGCTCCAACGGGGAAAAATTTACTTTCTCATGCCCCTTCCTCCTGCCCCGGAAAAGCCCCGCTCCAAATCTCTgaccaagaagaaaaagaaggaattaCCATTACCCGGAACCGGCGTGGGTTCAAGTATATCGGTGACGAATTTAGTAGTTTCAGATCAGTACCTGAGTGAAATTCTGTCAGAGAAATTGACGACGGTTCAGAAGGACAAGCGGCGGGGGAGAGTCGGAGTGTGGAGGCCTCATTTAGAGAGCATTTCCGAGTTCCCAACTGATCTTTAAATGGAATTTGAGGggagttttttcttcttcccgaaattgattaattttcttcaataattattaaatctctatgtttgattataatatatatatatatatatatatatatatatatatatatatatatatatatatatatatatatatatatatatgtacaaaTGAAGTTGAGGAGGGAAATTATGATTTTTCTGCCGGTTGATTACAAAGGGAAGGATCGGATGTAAATTTGGAGGGTTGAGATCAGGATCGTTTCGGTTAGCAATTGAAAAGGGAATATATTATCTATGtataatacatacatatatatatatatatatatatatatgtatgtatgtgtgtttgtttgtattttgattTAGAAAATTGAGAGATGGTGGGAGACTTATTAATCTCTGGGAATTGTGTATCAGAATTCATAATTTTTCACTTTCTGTTTTGAATATATCTTTGTTATGGTGACTGTTATGTGATTCTTCTTTTAATTTGGACATGCTATATGCTCCCAATAATAATCTAATTACTTTTATACTTTAATTATCTCCCATTGTTACATTCACACTTTAATTGAGATGgatattattctttttctcttttttttttttttttttttttggaatacATGTATATATTTCGTTTAGTTGTTAAATCATTGTGGATTCTAATTCATCTCCCTCTTATAATTAGTTTAGTCATTATGAAAATTGCCTAAACTATTGAATTGCGTTGATGTTAAAATATAACTCCATATAATTTACCTCTGTGATTTTGATTACTTAGCTTGTATGGTTGGACCAAtcataaaatttatatatttagaaTTTGAATGATTAGGTGTTTGTTTAAAGAATAAGTGACACTTGGGGTGGCTATTCTTTTAATTGGTAAAGGTGAAAAGTATTTaagtataaaataatataaattggTGAAAGActaaagagagaagaaaaggggataaaatataaatgatataGTAGCTAAGGGTGGATAGGAAGATTTTTCCATATCTTGAGCAAGATGAGACACTAGGCCTGTacaccattattattattattattattattattaatttatatgtatttatcATTCTCTTTATACATACAAATATTCAAAATCTAGGAATCATAATCTTCATTCTTATCTCCCAAAGTTTGGGGCTTTTTAGATTATATAAAAAAGGTATCACCACCAAATAAGTCATCACTTTAAAAGTCATTTAGaatgttttaatttttctaaCATCCCCCCACTAAACCTTAGATTTcctatattttcttttttttttttcccttttacaaataaaaaatgtcatgtccatgttttttaaattttaatgcattctcaaaaaaaattacaatccTCTCTCTCCGGCCgaatcttcaattttttacaacaatatatttatttatttattaaatatcctttaaaatagttttttaaaaaaaaaaaaaaaaaaaaaaagatatcacCTTCCTATTGTTCTTGGTTAGATGATGTCgtaaacattaattaaatttgtaGTGTTTTCCCTATGGTACAAACTTGGATAATCaaagttttattttagttttattttgaaagtgATTTTCCAAGTTTGTTTACTTACTATTAATTAGTAACATGGATAATATATACGTAGGATTTTAAACGATTTGGGAAAAGATAGATTAATACACTTGATCATTTGGACATATTATATTAGTTGTAATGAATTTTCCAAAAA contains:
- the LOC127150597 gene encoding uncharacterized protein LOC127150597: MKNAIRCCISCILPCGSLDVIRIVHCDGHVQEIAGSIRASDVMKANPKHVLKKPSSPTSDDRVVPKIVILPPDAELQRGKIYFLMPLPPAPEKPRSKSLTKKKKKELPLPGTGVGSSISVTNLVVSDQYLSEILSEKLTTVQKDKRRGRVGVWRPHLESISEFPTDL